In Bacteroidota bacterium, the genomic stretch GTTTTTTGAATTTGGGCATAAGCTTTTTCTTTAACCTCATTTCCTGAGGCCGGATCCTTTTTCAGGCCAATATTTTTGAGGGTATTGAAAATATTTTGGTTCTTCCCGTTTTCATTAATCCAGGAATCAAACAGCTGTTTTTCTTCGGAGGTAGGAATCCCATTCAGAACCTCCTCAATTATTTCCCATATATTTTTGTCGTTATCAGCCATAATCTTTTATGTATTCTATAGACGGAATTAAATATAAATACATCTATTCGATGTGTGAAAAATTTAAAAAAATAAATCTGCGTGTGAGTTATATTGTTGAAATATAGTCTGTTAATAATTAGTTAAAATGCTCATTCAGGGCAATTCCTAATTTTTTTATTGCAGTGACTATTTGAGCGTTTACGGTTTTTTCTGAAATTGATAAGATTTGGGCAATATCTTTGTATTTCAATCCTTCTTCCCTAGACATCAAAAATATAAGTTTACACTGTTCGGGTAGTTCGTCAATAGCCGAGTTGATGGTTTGCTCTAATTCTTCGGTTAATAAAATTTCTTCAGGATTACTTTCTTGTGTTAAAATTCCAAGGGGAAGGTCCCTTACAAATTCAGGCTTTCTGGATATTTTATCCAGGTAGTCGAAAGTTTTATTTTTTGTGATGGTATATAAATAGGAATCGAGGTTTTCAATTTCGGGTAGTTTCTTGCGATTGTTCCATAGGTTTAAGAAAACATCAGATACTATTTCCTGAATGAGGTCTTC encodes the following:
- a CDS encoding RNA polymerase sigma-70 factor; the encoded protein is MECQNSGKYLIALIAQGDSDAFRKFYNRYFQKVFQFSRYFIKSEDLIQEIVSDVFLNLWNNRKKLPEIENLDSYLYTITKNKTFDYLDKISRKPEFVRDLPLGILTQESNPEEILLTEELEQTINSAIDELPEQCKLIFLMSREEGLKYKDIAQILSISEKTVNAQIVTAIKKLGIALNEHFN